One segment of Drosophila ananassae strain 14024-0371.13 chromosome 3R, ASM1763931v2, whole genome shotgun sequence DNA contains the following:
- the LOC6497707 gene encoding uncharacterized protein LOC6497707: MGHRNICCDGCQRRDFRGRRFRCMRCVNFDLCGDCYDRHVETHEHRVEHPMQLILEPGQQPQAEQLLGGADMLEQLHLSNCYTCPYCGLFGHTAKKLIEHVCGQHRLADGYVVCPMCAGLPAIELVAIRNLSRHLVLNHIEHANMLEPDTPPLRRFLARSSQRSRRRRQLMLQQQQQHSHQQQLQNLPQPQPQPQPLQLALPQPPRLQSRGNPPGLGFDILMQLAEVPAESWTPEPLLPSSIEISEDEARTRSSGLSRSGADSQAPVEDPTSQTVILKPVDTTGRTERFHLLQWIARQEHLCQETEVACHRRLRHALFTEHLILSMLSGAELQPPQRESGGGVWHREEQRIGLSKAMSLMSLPWTRAWRASRQAGCLEMDVGQGSRPAEWVCCKRGVGGEPKQEEEAID; encoded by the coding sequence ATGGGTCACCGGAACATCTGCTGCGACGGCTGCCAGCGACGGGACTTCCGAGGTCGCCGCTTCCGCTGCATGCGATGCGTCAACTTTGACCTATGTGGCGATTGCTACGACAGGCATGTCGAAACGCATGAGCACAGGGTAGAACACCCGATGCAGCTGATCCTCGAGCCGGGTCAACAGCCCCAGGCAGAGCAGCTTCTAGGCGGGGCGGACATGCTGGAGCAGCTGCACCTGTCCAACTGCTACACCTGTCCATACTGCGGACTGTTCGGGCACACAGCCAAGAAGCTGATCGAGCACGTGTGCGGCCAGCACCGCCTGGCCGACGGCTACGTTGTGTGTCCCATGTGTGCGGGTCTGCCGGCCATCGAGCTGGTTGCTATCCGCAACCTATCGCGACACCTGGTGCTCAATCACATCGAGCACGCCAACATGCTGGAGCCGGACACCCCGCCACTGCGCCGCTTCCTCGCCAGAAGTTCCCAGCGCAGTCGTCGGCGGCGTCAGCTGATgctgcaacaacagcaacaacattcCCACCAGCAGCAGTTGCAAAATCTACcgcagccccagccccagccgcAACCGCTGCAGCTGGCACTTCCCCAGCCGCCACGGCTGCAATCCAGAGGAAATCCCCCCGGCCTGGGCTTTGATATTCTCATGCAGCTTGCCGAGGTACCGGCAGAATCTTGGACGCCCGAACCACTGCTGCCCAGTAGCATCGAAATCTCTGAGGATGAGGCTCGGACCAGGAGCAGCGGCCTTTCCCGCTCGGGGGCAGACTCGCAGGCCCCCGTCGAGGATCCCACCAGCCAGACAGTAATCCTGAAACCGGTAGACACCACCGGTCGGACCGAGCGATTTCACCTGCTGCAATGGATTGCCCGCCAAGAGCATCTCTGCCAGGAGACGGAGGTGGCATGCCACCGGCGGCTGAGGCACGCCCTCTTCACCGAGCACCTGATCCTCTCCATGTTGAGCGGAGCGGAGCTGCAGCCCCCGCAGCGGGAATCCGGCGGCGGTGTGTGGCATCGGGAGGAGCAGCGCATCGGTCTATCCAAGGCCATGTCGCTGATGTCCCTGCCGTGGACAAGGGCCTGGCGCGCTTCTCGACAGGCTGGCTGTCTAGAGATGGACGTTGGACAAGGGTCGAGGCCCGCGGAGTGGGTGTGTTGTAAGCGAGGTGTGGGGGGCGAGCCcaagcaggaggaggaggccatTGATTAG
- the LOC6497820 gene encoding heterogeneous nuclear ribonucleoprotein A1, producing the protein MKFFIVFLALFALAAAAPQWGGFGDQQQQQQDGFGGGFGGGFGGQQQQQQDGFGAGFGGGFGGQQQQQQDGFEAGFGGGFGGQQQQQQDEFGGGFGGGFGGQQQQQGW; encoded by the exons ATGAAATTCTTC ATCGTATTCCTTGCCCTATTCGCCTTGGCGGCTGCCGCACCACAATGGGGCGGATTTGGTgatcagcagcaacagcagcaggatGGATTCGGAGGTGGATTTGGAGGCGGATTTGGTggtcagcagcaacagcagcaggatGGATTCGGAGCTGGATTTGGAGGCGGATTTGGTggtcagcagcaacagcagcaggatGGATTCGAAGCTGGATTTGGAGGCGGATTTGGTggtcagcagcaacagcagcaggatGAATTCGGAGGTGGATTCGGAGGTGGATTTGgtggccagcagcagcagcagggctGGTAA
- the LOC6497708 gene encoding glycine-rich cell wall structural protein, which translates to MKFLIVFFAIIAVVMAAGYGQGGHGQQGFGQGGHGQQGFGQGGHGQQGFGQGGHGQQGFGQGGHGQGGHGGHGGRY; encoded by the exons ATGAAATTCCTC ATTGTATTTTTCGCCATCATCGCTGTTGTAATGGCTGCCGGGTACGGTCAGGGCGGACATGGCCAGCAAGGATTCGGCCAGGGCGGACATGGCCAGCAAGGATTCGGCCAGGGCGGACATGGACAGCAAGGATTCGGCCAGGGCGGACATGGCCAGCAAGGATTCGGCCAGGGCGGACATGGCCAGGGAGGACATGGTGGTCATGGTGGACGCTACTAA